A stretch of Fusarium poae strain DAOMC 252244 chromosome 2, whole genome shotgun sequence DNA encodes these proteins:
- a CDS encoding hypothetical protein (SECRETED:SignalP(1-21)), with protein sequence MRHSLTQLSAVLTVLSATTNALPTDGHSNEKHGSCAKTKVAILGAGAAGVAAAQNLTASGIKDFMIVEHNDYIGGRLRNQEFGKNAQGKPYIIELGANWVEGIGSEETNENPIWLLAKKHKLKSTYSDYDKYKTFDHEGETDWSDKIDEYDAAYEKAAAEAGRIMVDNLQDTSARGALRTAGWRPEKDDMHAQAADWWGWDFEAAWTPDESGLVYGVAGGNASFGYFSDVSNLVIDQRGYNIILQEEAKEFLRKNDKRLRLSTTVEGIKYDKKGVKITTKDGGCIEADYAICTFSVGVLQNNVVEFKPALPEWKQSAIDQFAMGTYTKIFMQFNESFWDDETQFLLYADPIERGRYPLFQSLNAKGFAEGSNILFATVTGEQAWRVERQTDEETMEQMLEVLQLMFPKKKIPKPTAFTYPRWSTESWAFGSYSNWPVGMTLEKHQNMRANVERLWFAGEANSAEMYGFVHGAWTEGRYIGHKIGNIINGKAGDDEFDMTRYETLHGTTFEDELDEENGWLFPYNIEEGGV encoded by the exons ATGAGGCACTCACTCACACAGCTTTCTGCTGTGCTTACAGTCCTTTCCGCAACAACAAACGCTCTGCCCACTGATGGTCATTCAAATGAGAAGCATGGATCTTGCGCCAAGACCAAGGTAGCTATTCTTGGTGCCGGTGCTGCTGGTGTCGCAGCTGCTCAGAACCTCACAGCTTCTGGCATCAAAGACTTCATGATCGTTGAGCACAACGACTACATCGGTGGCCGTCTAAGAAACCAAGAGTTTGGCAAGAACGCTCAGGGAAAGCCCTACATCATCGAGCTTGGCGCCAACTGGGTCGAGGGAATTGGATCTGAAGAGACCAACGAGAACCCTATCTGGCTGCTTGCTAAGAAGCACAAGCTCAAGTCCACCTATTCCGATTACGACAAGTACAAGACTTTTGATCACGAAGGCGAGACGGATTGGAGCGACAAGATTGACGAATACGATGCTGCTTATGAGAAGGCTGCTGCCGAGGCTGGCCGTATCATGGTCGACAACTTACAGGATACTTCTGCTCGTGGCGCTCTCCGCACGGCTGGATGGCGACCTGAGAAGGACGACATGCACGCTCAAGCTGCAGACTGGTGGGGCTGGGACTTCGAAGCTGCTTGGACACCCGATGAGAGTGGCCTTGTTTATGGTGTTGCTGGTGGCAATGCTAGCTTTGGATACTTCAGCGACGTTAGCAATCTCGTTATCGACCAGCGTGGTTACAACATTATCCTCCAAGAGGAAGCCAAGGAGTTCCTTCGCAAGAACGACAAGCGCCTGCGCCTCAGCACTACCGTTGAGGGTATCAAGTACGACAAGAAGGGTGTCAAGATCACCACCAAGGATGGTGGCTGCATCGAGGCCGACTACGCCATCTGCACTTTCTCCGTCGGTGTTCTCCAAAACAACGTTGTCGAGTTCAAGCCTGCCCTTCCCGAATGGAAGCAGAGCGCCATTGACCAATTTGCCATGGGCACCTACACCAAGATTTTTATGCAGTTCAACGAGTCTTTCTGGGATGACGAGACCCAATTCCTCCTCTACGCCGACCCTATTGAGCGTGGCCGATACCCTCTTTTCCAGTCTCTTAACGCCAAGGGTTTTGCTGAGGGTTCCAATATCCTCTTCGCTACTGTGACCGGAGAGCAGGCTTGGCGTGTAGAACGCCAGACTGACGAGGAGACCATGGAGCAGATGCTCGAGGTTCTCCAACTCATGTtccccaagaagaagatccccAAGCCCACAGCCTTCACATACCCTCGCTGGAGCACCGAGTC TTGGGCATTCGGTTCTTACAGTAACTGGCCTGTCGGTATGACTCTCGAGAAGCACCAAAACATGCGCGCCAACGTCGAGAGACTCTGGTTCGCCGGTGAAGCCAACTCTGCCGAGATGTACGGTTTCGTCCACGGTGCCTGGACCGAGGGACGCTACATCGGCCACAAGATCGGTAACATCATCAACGGAAAGGCTGGTGACGACGAATTCGATATGACGCGATACGAGACCCTCCACGGAACAACGTTTGAGGATGAGCTTGATGAGGAGAACGGATGGTTGTTTCCTTATAACATCGAGGAGGGCGGTGTCTAA
- a CDS encoding hypothetical protein (TransMembrane:1 (n4-14c22/23o415-436i)), whose amino-acid sequence MLRTLALASVLAGQRLHTTAQRDEVDNSNLDPLRFNEDGTFQICVFSDLHFAEDASSIGPEKDARSAQVMADVIDAKSPDLVVLNGDLINGESTYSHNSTHYIDQIVAPMVDRNLTWASTYGNHDHNRNINGTGMLEREHMWPGSRTDSMVPGSDAGTTNYYLPVYASDCSSNCTPELILWFFDSRGGFYYQSSAQPNWVHNSVVEWFNDTNADLVEQYGKEIPSLAFTHIPVYASLQLQKESGVDKNNHPGINDETVIQQGDGWCGEEKGGCSYGSQDVPLMQALVSTPGVIGLFSGHDHANSWCYKWDSKVGDMELEGNGINLCYGQHTGYGGYGDWIRGGRQIVVTQEGLKNNEVDSHIRLESKDVVGRISLNSTYNTDSYEATPNQKTFLSDASSSNPSPSQRPESLAAHLGFKTAFSSPLVVIAGVIAWIVL is encoded by the exons ATGTTGCGAACACTTGCCCTTGCAAGCGTCCTTGCTGGACAAAGGCTACATACTACAGCTCAACGTGATGAGGTAGACAACAGCAACCTGGACCCTCTACGGTTCAACGAAGATGGCACATTCCAAATATGCGTCTTCTCGGACCTTCACTTTGCAGAAG ATGCTTCCTCAATAGGACCAGAGAAAGACGCCAGATCTGCACAAGTCATGGCCGATGTCATCGATGCCAAATCACCAGACCTCGTCGTTCTTAACGGAGATCTCATCAACGGAGAGTCGACATATTCTCACAACAGCACGCACTACATAGATCAGATCGTCGCTCCAATGGTTGATCGGAATTTGACGTGGGCTTCAACATACGGAAACCATGATCATAATCGCAACATCAACGGCACAGGAATGTTGGAGCGCGAACACATGTGGCCCGGATCAAGAACAGATTCCATGGTTCCTGGAAGCGATGCGGGAACAACCAACTATTACCTTCCCGTGTATGCATCAGACTGCAGCTCGAATTGCACACCTGAACTTATTCTATGGTTCTTTGACAGTCGCGGTGGCTTTTATTACCAAAGTAGCGCGCAGCCCAACTGGGTTCACAACAGTGTGGTGGAATGGTTCAACGACACCAATGCCGATTTGGTCGAGCAATATGGCAAGGAGATTCCATCGTTGGCATTCACACACATTCCTGTTTATGCCTCACTTCAACTCCAGAAGGAATCTGGTGTCGATAAAAACAACCACCCCGGAATCAACGATGAGACCGTTATCCAACAAGGTGACGGATGGTGTGGCGAAGAGAAAGGAGGATGCTCATATGGAAGTCAAGACGTGCCGCTAATGCAGGCTTTGGTCTCGACACCTGGTGTCATTGGTCTCTTTTCCGGACATGACCATGCAAACTCTTGGTGCTACAAATGGGATTCCAAAGTTGGCGATATGGAGCTGGAAGGAAATGGCATCAACCTCTGTTATGGCCAGCATACCGGCTACGGCGGTTATGGCGACTGGATTCGAGGTGGACGACAAATCGTTGTCACCCAAGAGGGACTCAAGAACAACGAAGTTGATTCACATATTCGGCTTGAGTCAAAGGATGTTGTGGGACGAATTTCTCTCAACTCGACGTACAATACTGATTCGTACGAAGCGACGCCGAATCAGAAGACGTTTCTGAGTGATGCCAGCTCTTCTAACCCGTCTCCTTCCCAACGCCCTGAATCTTTGGCCGCGCATTTGGGATTCAAGACAGCTTTTAGTTCACCTTTGGTTGTTATTGCTGGAGTGATTGCATGGATTGTGCTTTAG